A single region of the Streptomyces virginiae genome encodes:
- a CDS encoding type 1 glutamine amidotransferase: MSDNSLRLVWVYPDLLSTYGDQGNALVVERRARQRGLDVQRVDVRSDQPIPTSGDIYLIGGGEDRPQRLAAERLLRDGGLERAVSNGAIVFSVCAGYQILGKEFVNDQGQRQEGLGLLDVVTVRGEGERCVGDVLADIDPRLNLPQLTGFENHQGVTHLGPTAKPFARVSMGRGNGTGDGTEGAYNDTVFGTYMHGPVMARNPQIADLLLKLALDVNALPAIDDRWYEALRAERIATATQPA; the protein is encoded by the coding sequence ATGAGCGACAACAGCCTGCGTCTGGTGTGGGTCTACCCGGACCTGCTGAGCACCTACGGAGACCAGGGCAACGCCCTCGTGGTGGAACGCCGGGCGCGCCAGCGCGGCCTGGACGTGCAGCGCGTGGACGTGCGCAGCGACCAGCCGATCCCCACCTCGGGCGACATCTACCTGATCGGCGGGGGCGAGGACCGGCCGCAGCGGCTGGCCGCGGAGCGCCTGCTGCGTGACGGCGGTCTGGAGCGCGCCGTCTCCAACGGCGCGATCGTCTTCTCCGTCTGCGCCGGGTACCAGATCCTCGGCAAGGAATTCGTCAACGACCAGGGACAGCGCCAGGAGGGCCTCGGCCTGCTGGACGTGGTCACGGTGCGCGGTGAGGGCGAGCGGTGCGTCGGCGACGTCCTCGCGGACATCGACCCGCGCCTGAACCTGCCGCAGCTGACGGGCTTCGAGAACCACCAGGGCGTGACCCACCTCGGCCCGACGGCCAAGCCGTTCGCCCGGGTGAGCATGGGCCGTGGCAACGGCACCGGTGACGGCACCGAAGGCGCGTACAACGACACGGTGTTCGGCACGTACATGCACGGTCCCGTGATGGCCCGCAACCCGCAGATCGCGGACCTGCTGCTGAAGCTGGCCCTCGATGTGAACGCGCTGCCGGCCATAGACGACCGGTGGTACGAGGCGCTGCGCGCGGAGCGCATCGCCACCGCGACGCAGCCCGCGTAG